One Castanea sativa cultivar Marrone di Chiusa Pesio chromosome 4, ASM4071231v1 DNA window includes the following coding sequences:
- the LOC142630384 gene encoding AP-1 complex subunit mu-2-like has translation MRTRTFPLSQQQKYHTNIFLELDHLNKQTRKKKMSGAASALFLLDIKGRILIWRDYRGDVTAAQAERFFANLLDREDDPQSQDPVMYENGVTYMFIQHSNVYLMSASRQNCNAASLLLFLHRIVDVFKHYFEELEEESLRDNFVVVYELLDEMMDFGFPQFTEATILSEFIKTDAYRMEVTQRPPMAVTNAVSWRSEGIRYKKNEVFLDVVESVNILVNSNGQIIRSDVVGALKMRAFLSGMPECKLGLNDRLLLEAQGRTAKGKAIDLDDIKFHQCVRLARFENDRTISFIPPDGSFDLMTYRLSTQVKPLVWVEAQVERHSRSRVEFTVKARSQFKERSTATNVEIELPVPSDATNPNIRTSMGSATYAPENDALIWKIKSFPGNKEYMLRAEFSLPSITAEEAAPERKAPIRVKFEIPYFTVSGIQVRYLKIIEKSGYQSLPWVRYITMAGEYELRLM, from the exons aTGCGCACGCGCACATTCCCCCTTtcgcaacaacaaaaatatcacacaaatatttttttggaattgGATCATCTCAACAAACAaacccgaaaaaaaaaaatgtctggTGCCGCCTCGGCACTTTTTCTTTTAGACATAAAAGGCCGTATCTTGATATGGCGCGATTACCGCGGCGACGTTACCGCAGCTCAGGCCGAACGCTTCTTCGCCAATCTCCTCGACAGAGAG GACGATCCGCAATCGCAAGATCCGGTGATGTACGAGAACGGAGTGACCTACATGTTTATACAGCACAGTAACGTTTACTTGATGTCTGCCTCGAGGCAGAATTGCAATGCCGCGAGCCTCTTGCTCTTTCTGCATCGTATTGTTGAT GTGTTTAAGCATTACTTTGAAGAGTTAGAAGAGGAATCTCTCAGAGACAATTTTGTAGTTGTG TATGAATTGCTTGATGAAATGATGGACTTTGGGTTCCCGCAATTCACTGAAGCGACGATTCTTAGTGAGTTTATCAAGACTGATGCTTATAGAATGGAAGTGACACAGCGTCCTCCCATGGCTGTGACGAATGCAGTTTCTTGGCGTAGTGAAGGGATACGGTACAAAAAGAATGAA GTTTTCTTGGACGTGGTGGAGAGTGTCAATATACTTGTCAACAGCAATGGGCAAATCATACGTTCAGACGTTGTTGGGGCACTAAAAATGAGAGCATTTTTAAG TGGTATGCCTGAGTGCAAGCTTGGCCTAAATGATAGGTTACTGCTGGAGGCTCAAGGTCGAACAGCAAAAGGAAAAGCCATTGATCTGGATGATATTAAGTTTCATCA GTGTGTGCGATTGGCTCGATTTGAAAATGACCGAACTATATCCTTCATACCCCCAGATGGATCTTTTGACCTGATGACATATAGGCTTAGTACTCAG GTGAAACCTCTCGTTTGGGTGGAAGCACAGGTTGAAAGGCATTCTAGAAGTCGTGTTGAATTCACGGTGAAAGCTCGGAGCCAGTTTAAGGAGCGCAG TACTGCAACAAATGTTGAAATTGAGTTGCCTGTGCCATCTGATGCTACAAATCCTAATATCCGAACATCAATGGGATCTGCTACATATGCTCCTGAGAATGATGCCTTGATTTGGAAAATCAAGTCTTTTCCTGGTAATAAG GAGTATATGTTGAGGGCAGAGTTCAGCCTCCCCAGTATAACAGCTGAAGAAGCTGCTCCAGAAAGAAAAGCTCCCATCAGGGTGAAGTTTGAGATACCATATTTTACTGTCTCAGGGATTCAG GTTCGGTAtcttaaaattattgaaaaaagtgGATACCAGTCTCTTCCATGGGTGAGATACATAACGATGGCTGGTGAATATGAACTAAGACTAATGTAA